In Gossypium arboreum isolate Shixiya-1 chromosome 5, ASM2569848v2, whole genome shotgun sequence, a single genomic region encodes these proteins:
- the LOC108450665 gene encoding uncharacterized protein LOC108450665, protein MDLGEDSGRLGSLPTTTSRTMSSSSSAFFSANQSPFFSPRSSTCQLSESARFDVQCDSTNLSADPPSSSSGIPDPKCLANVGFAVSDVSLMPAACVSSDFPKFDHSSCTYGHLHDNGFSGIIEKHRRHMRSHDMMFSPVPISLSSYQQSSYDVYIGLHGRKPSLLRFTNWLRAELEVQGLSCFVSDRARFRNSRKHGRIERAMDVSSFGVLILTKKSFRNPYTIEELRFFSSKKNLVPIYFDLNMGDCLVRDIVEKRGELWEKHGGELWISYGGLEKEWKEAVNGLVRADAWKLEALEGCWRDCILRAVTHLAMRLGRRSVVDRLTKWREKVDKEEFPFPRNENFIGRKKELSELEFILFGDISGESERDYFELKARSKRKHLTIGWSKSRSLEERRRECNWENGSRKGKEPVIWKESEKEIEMQSTERQRYQRPRSSGRNSRRKRPAKFIYGKGIACVTGDSGIGKTELLLEFAYRYHQRYKMVLWIGGESRYIRQNYLNLWSFLDVDVGVENCIDKRRMKSFEEQEEAAISRVRKELMRNIPFLVVIDNLESEKDWWDQKFVMDLLPRFGGETHILISTRLPRVMNLEPLKLSYLSGVEAMSLMQGSIKDYPIAEIDVLRVIEEKVGRLTLGLAIVGAILSELPINPSRLLDTINRLPSRDFSWSGREAHSLRKNTFLLQLFEVCFSIFDHADGPRSLATRMVQVSGWFAPAAIPVSLLALAAHKIPEKHKGTRFWRKLLCSLTCGFSSCYSKRFESEASSMLLRFNLARSSTKEGYIHFNEVIRMYARRRGVTGVSHAMVQAVVSHASLSHHSEHIWAVCFLLFGFGNDPTVVELRVSELLYIVKEVILPLAIRTFMVFSRCSAALELLRLCTDALEAADQAFVTPVEKWLDKSLCWGPIRTNAQLNPCLWQELALTRATMLETRAKLMLRGGQFDIGDDLIRKAIFIRNSISGEDHPDTVSARETLSKLTRLLANVQAHTSP, encoded by the coding sequence ATGGATCTCGGAGAAGATAGCGGCCGGTTGGGGTCGCTACCGACAACAACGTCTAGAACTATGTCATCATCTTCGTCGGCATTCTTTTCTGCAAATCAGTCACCGTTCTTTTCCCCGAGATCATCGACCTGTCAGTTGTCTGAATCAGCACGGTTTGATGTTCAATGTGATAGTACTAATTTAAGTGCTGATCCTCCAAGTTCGAGTTCTGGAATTCCAGATCCTAAATGCCTTGCAAATGTTGGATTTGCTGTTTCGGACGTGTCATTAATGCCGGCTGCTTGTGTTTCAAGTGATTTCCCGAAATTCGACCACTCATCATGCACTTATGGCCATTTGCATGACAATGGTTTTTCTGGTATTATAGAGAAACACAGAAGGCATATGAGAAGCCATGATATGATGTTTTCCCCTGTTCCGATATCATTATCGTCTTATCAGCAAAGCAGTTACGATGTTTACATCGGGTTACATGGTCGGAAACCTTCCTTGCTGAGGTTCACGAATTGGCTCCGTGCTGAATTGGAAGTTCAAGGGTTGAGTTGCTTTGTATCCGATAGAGCTCGTTTTAGGAACTCGCGTAAGCATGGACGTATAGAAAGGGCAATGGATGTTTCTTCCTTTGGTGTTTTGATTCTAACAAAGAAGTCATTCAGGAATCCATATACTATTGAGGAGCTTAGATTTTTTTCGAGCAAGAAAAACTTGGTTCCGATCTATTTTGATTTGAATATGGGTGATTGTCTTGTCCGGGATATAGTTGAGAAGAGGGGAGAGCTATGGGAAAAACATGGGGGTGAGTTATGGATTTCGTATGGAGGATTGGAGAAGGAGTGGAAGGAAGCCGTTAATGGCCTTGTTCGAGCCGATGCATGGAAACTGGAAGCTCTGGAGGGTTGTTGGAGAGACTGCATATTACGAGCTGTAACCCATTTGGCAATGCGGTTAGGAAGACGAAGTGTTGTAGATCGGTTAACGAAGTGGAGAGAAAAAGTAGACAAAGAGGAATTCCCGTTTCCTCGAAATGAAAACTTCATCGGCAGGAAGAAAGAATTGTCTGAGCTAGAATTTATACTTTTTGGTGACATTTCAGGAGAATCCGAAAGAGATTATTTCGAACTTAAGGCTAGATCAAAGAGAAAGCATTTGACAATCGGGTGGAGTAAGAGCAGATCATTGGAGGAAAGACGTAGGGAATGCAATTGGGAGAATGGTAGTCGAAAGGGTAAAGAACCAGTCATTTGGAAGGAGTCGGAAAAGGAGATTGAGATGCAAAGCACCGAAAGGCAGCGCTATCAAAGACCAAGAAGCAGTGGACGGAATTCACGAAGAAAGAGACCAGCGAAATTCATATATGGAAAGGGTATTGCCTGTGTAACGGGGGACTCCGGAATAGGGAAGACTGAGCTTCTTCTCGAGTTTGCCTACAGATATCACCAGAGGTATAAGATGGTTCTATGGATAGGTGGGGAAAGCAGGTACATTAGGCAGAATTATCTAAATCTCTGGTCGTTTTTGGACGTCGATGTCGGGGTTGAAAACTGCATAGACAAAAGGCGAATGAAAAGCTTCGAGGAGCAAGAGGAGGCGGCCATTTCTCGCGTCCGAAAAGAGCTAATGAGAAACATACCTTTTCTGGTGGTGATTGATAATTTGGAGAGTGAAAAGGATTGGTGGGATCAAAAGTTTGTAATGGATCTTCTTCCTCGTTTTGGCGGAGAGACTCACATTCTAATATCAACTCGCCTTCCCCGTGTGATGAATTTAGAACCTTTAAAACTCTCGTACTTGTCTGGAGTAGAGGCAATGTCATTAATGCAGGGAAGTATAAAAGACTACCCTATTGCAGAGATCGATGTTCTCAGAGTCATTGAGGAGAAAGTCGGAAGGCTAACTTTGGGCCTAGCGATTGTAGGCGCAATCTTATCCGAGCTACCTATAAATCCGAGCCGGCTACTGGATACCATCAACCGGCTGCCCTCGAGAGACTTCTCATGGAGTGGTAGGGAAGCTCATTCATTGAGGAAAAACACATTCCTCCTGCAACTCTTCGAGGTATGTTTTTCGATATTTGATCATGCGGATGGCCCAAGGAGTTTAGCAACGAGAATGGTTCAGGTGAGTGGTTGGTTTGCACCTGCTGCGATTCCGGTTTCCCTGTTAGCACTAGCTGCTCACAAGATACCTGAGAAACATAAAGGAACCCGGTTTTGGAGAAAACTATTATGTTCCTTGACTTGTGGTTTTTCTTCGTGTTACTCCAAAAGATTCGAGTCTGAAGCATCTTCCATGTTGCTAAGATTTAATTTAGCAAGAAGTAGTACCAAGGAAGGTTATATCCATTTCAACGAAGTCATCAGGATGTACGCTCGGAGGAGAGGAGTTACAGGAGTTTCACATGCCATGGTTCAAGCTGTAGTAAGTCATGCGTCATTATCCCACCACTCAGAACATATATGGGCAGTATGTTTCTTGCTATTCGGATTTGGAAATGATCCAACAGTTGTTGAGCTCAGGGTGTCGGAATTATTGTACATTGTCAAAGAAGTGATTTTGCCTCTTGCAATTCGGACATTCATGGTATTCTCCCGGTGCAGTGCTGCTCTGGAACTCCTCCGACTATGCACCGATGCTTTGGAGGCTGCAGACCAGGCATTTGTTACCCCAGTCGAGAAATGGTTGGACAAATCACTTTGTTGGGGGCCTATCAGAACGAACGCGCAATTGAATCCATGTCTTTGGCAGGAACTGGCATTAACGAGAGCCACCATGCTAGAAACCAGGGCAAAGTTAATGCTAAGAGGGGGGCAATTCGACATAGGAGATGACCTAATCCGGAAAGCCATTTTTATTCGGAACTCGATCAGTGGTGAGGATCATCCGGATACAGTATCCGCTCGTGAAACTCTAAGCAAACTCACCCGGCTTCTAGCAAATGTTCAAGCTCATACTTCACCATAG